The Diadema setosum chromosome 4, eeDiaSeto1, whole genome shotgun sequence genome window below encodes:
- the LOC140226792 gene encoding E3 ubiquitin-protein ligase TRIM45-like, whose protein sequence is MATFHQISSQNLECPICLTLFHQPKSLACSHTFCKNCLERISQTQPNQQTIACPVCRKETSVPNGDVSKLQTNVPLSSLVDEVKTKSPTCTVCEMDEKPPAVSYCQDCGENMCVSCEKDHSVWKRFSNHVVVAMSGVLSGKVPLKRRRKCKKHPNDDEECFCIGCQEYVCCKCGMLKHLQGGHQIEEAAIHEEKLMENIKELQERAKSKKTTIENHIDFIKTQRDEITNMMRKLTNDIDETYDEYMQLLSARRDALKCEVKRLSEKFEKKLKVTEEESHHTIYQMNAMEELVSNGVKVPLEKDSLFAHDTLCENLKSFLGRDNPDDQSPRGVAERAQKISFRRYVKVNELYLGELEGYMWDVKVDVELPITDSMDCMTRAPEGKMAVGSWQGGIHLYSPDGELQQSVLKDVRVRNIGFLSDGRSVISDTDSKMSLYTPQWEKLDVTFETMSYDEGGFGGLTVDRDDNIYMSYWIPKNIQVFTPQGDKAVREIMCDGYTPIQLFSFHTTEKLICTVRNDTAVFCLDSKGKKENVLKKEGMDPYPAVCRDDSVIVVWVKHEEGLVSIDRYTRDLEHMHNIVTDFKIQKPENRNWYSLQEFESGEIAFCTPDRLYIFDIL, encoded by the coding sequence ATGGCAACGTTTCATCAAATCAGCAGCCAGAATCTGGAGTGTCCTATCTGTCTGACGCTATTCCACCAACCTAAATCACTGGCATGTTCTCACACCTTCTGCAAAAACTGTTTGGAACGTATCTCTCAAACTCAGCCAAACCAACAAACTATAGCATGCCCTGTATGCAGGAAAGAAACGTCCGTACCCAATGGAGATGTGAGTAAGTTACAAACAAACGTACCGCTGAGTTCTCTCGTGGACGAAGTGAAAACCAAGAGCCCAACGTGCACAGTTTGTGAGATGGACGAAAAGCCTCCAGCTGTGTCCTACTGTCAGGACTGCGGGGAAAACATGTGTGTATCCTGTGAGAAAGACCATTCTGTGTGGAAAAGGTTCTCCAACCACGTAGTAGTGGCCATGAGCGGAGTGCTCTCGGGAAAAGTTCCGCTAAAGAGGAGGCGGAAGTGTAAGAAACATCCTAACGATGATGAGGAATGTTTCTGTATCGGATGTCAGGAGTACGTCTGCTGTAAGTGCGGGATGTTAAAACATTTACAAGGAGGGCACCAGATCGAAGAGGCAGCTATCCATGAGGAGAAATTGATGGAAAATATCAAGGAGTTACAAGAAAgggcaaaatcaaagaaaacaaccaTTGAAAATCATATCGATTTCATCAAGACACAACGCGATGAAATAACAAACATGATGAGAAAACTCACTAATGACATTGACGAGACCTACGATGAATACATGCAACTATTGTCAGCCAGAAGAGATGCTCTGAAATGTGAAGTGAAACGATTGTCTGAAAAATTCGAGAAGAAATTAAAAGTCACGGAAGAAGAGAGTCACCACACAATTTATCAAATGAACGCAATGGAAGAGCTGGTATCTAACGGTGTGAAGGTACCGCTAGAGAAAGACTCCTTGTTTGCGCATGACACGCTATGCGAGAACTTGAAGAGCTTCCTGGGCCGAGATAATCCTGACGACCAATCACCGAGAGGTGTGGCAGAACGAGCTCAGAAGATTTCATTCCGTAGATACGtgaaggtcaatgaactttatcTTGGCGAGCTGGAAGGTTACATGTGGGATGTCAAAGTAGACGTAGAACTCCCTATCACAGACAgcatggactgtatgactcgtgcaCCAGAAGGTAAGATGGCGGTGGGATCGTGGCAAGGCGGAATCCATCTCTACTCCCCTGATGGCGAGTTACAGCAGTCCGTGCTGAAGGATGTCAGGGTCAGGAATATTGGATTCCTGTCCGATGGTCGAAGTGTTATATCTGACACGGACAGCAAGATGTCACTCTACACTCCACAGTGGGAGAAGCTTGACGTCACGTTCGAGACGATGAGTTATGATGAAGGAGGGTTTGGTGGGCTCACTGTGGATAGAGATGATAATATCTACATGAGTTATTGGATTCCCAAGAATATCCAGGTATTTACCCCACAGGGTGATAAAGCTGTCAGAGAAATAATGTGTGATGGATATACACCTATTCAATTATTCTCCTTTCACACCACGGAGAAACTGATATGTACAGTAAGAAACGATACAGCTGTCTTCTGTCTTGATAGTAAGGGGAAGAAGGAGAATGTCTTGAAGAAGGAGGGTATGGATCCCTACCCAGCTGTTTGTCGAGATGATTCGGTCATTGTAGTCTGGGTAAAGCACGAGGAAGGTCTTGTCAGTATCGATCGCTACACGAGAGATTTGGAGCACATGCACAATATTGTCACTGATTTCAAGATACAAAAACCAGAGAACAGAAATTGGTACTCTCTACAAGAGTTTGAGAGTGGTGAGATAGCTTTCTGCACTCCAGATAGGCTCtacatatttgatatattgtgA
- the LOC140227437 gene encoding uncharacterized protein gives MASSKGDDLYSPFNDYFGLSKLLSTGKKKRESMDQETGNQFFDFEQVRGPFNSYLGSNECKATVTKKSGSQDLGARYQYPALRKDGDAAGCLSTGSRWLSNEGILPDITALRGRDGSDGPLSRSVPWCVFCKNNGESLQVYGSHALKSIDGKTTCPVLRAYRCPICRATRDEAHTIKYCPLLKKKKLPGSAGPGSTSDVSTAGLYFKTPRNATGRLRSCDTR, from the coding sequence ATGGCATCTTCCAAAGGGGACGATTTGTACAGTCCCTTCAACGATTATTTCGGGCTGAGTAAGCTGTTATCAAcggggaagaagaagagggaatCCATGGACCAAGAGACGGGCAACCAGTTCTTTGATTTCGAACAGGTGCGAGGCCCGTTCAATAGCTACCTGGGGTCAAACGAATGTAAAGCGACAGTGACGAAAAAGAGTGGATCCCAGGACCTAGGGGCGAGATACCAGTATCCGGCCTTACGGAAGGACGGCGATGCAGCTGGGTGTCTGTCAACTGGTAGCCGTTGGCTGAGCAACGAGGGGATTCTACCAGACATCACCGCTCTACGAGGACGAGATGGAAGTGATGGACCACTCAGCAGATCAGTGCCCTGGTGCGTTTTCTGCaaaaacaatggtgaaagtttgcagGTCTACGGAAGCCATGCGCTGAAGTCCATAGACGGAAAAACTACCTGTCCTGTGCTTCGGGCATACAGATGCCCGATTTGTCGCGCCACCAGGGACGAGGCTCACACCATTAAGTACTGTCcgttattaaaaaagaaaaagctgcCTGGGTCAGCAGGGCCTGGATCTACCAGTGACGTCAGCACAGCGGGGCTGTATTTCAAAACCCCACGGAATGCTACCGGACGGCTTAGGAGCTGTGATACTAGGTAG